The window AGTCTGGTGTTTAAACCTTGGGCTCAACCTGGGGTCGCACTGGAAACTGGATGGCTTGAGTACAGAAGAGGAAAGTGGAATTCCACGTGTAGCGGTGAAATGCGTAGATATGTGGAGGAACACCAGTGGCGAAGGCGACTTTCTGGGCTGTAACTGACGCTGAGGCGCGAAAGCGTGGGGAGCAAACAGGATTAGATACCCTGGTAGTCCACGCCGTAAACGATGAGTGCTAGGTGTTAGGGGTTTCGATACCCTTGGTGCCGAAGTTAACACAGTAAGCACTCCGCCTGGGGAGTACGGTCGCAAGACTGAAACTCAAAGGAATTGACGGGGACCCGCACAAGCAGTGGAGTATGTGGTTTAATTCGAAGCAACGCGAAGAACCTTACCAGGTCTTGACATCCCTCTGAATCCTCTAGAGATAGAGGCGGCCTTCGGGACAGAGGAGACAGGTGGTGCATGGTTGTCGTCAGCTCGTGTCGTGAGATGTTGGGTTAAGTCCCGCAACGAGCGCAACCCTTGACTTTAGTTGCCAGCAGGTAAGGCTGGGCACTCTAGAGTGACTGCCGGTGACAAACCGGAGGAAGGTGGGGATGACGTCAAATCATCATGCCCCTTATGACCTGGGCTACACACGTACTACAATGGCCGGTACAACGGGAAGCGAAACCGCGAGGTGGAGCCAATCCCAGCAAAGCCGGTCTCAGTTCGGATTGCAGGCTGCAACTCGCCTGCATGAAGTCGGAATTGCTAGTAATCGCGGATCAGCATGCCGCGGTGAATACGTTCCCGGGTCTTGTACACACCGCCCGTCACACCACGAGAGTTTACAACACCCGAAGTCGGTGGGGTAACCCGCAAGGGAGCCAGCCGCCGAAGGTGGGGTAGATGATTGGGGTGAAGTCGTAACAAGGTAGCCGTATCGGAAGGTGCGGCTGGATCACCTCCTTTCTATGGAGAATCGTTTCCTGCAACGGAAACATTCAAATCGGAAGCTCAGCTTCCAAAACTCAGGTTTAGGCCTGTTACTCACTCGTTGGTCAGTTTTGAGAGTTTAAGCTCTCAGCAGTACCTTGATCCTTGAAAACTGGATACCGAAACGAATTTGCGTTTTAGAACATCTTTTAGCTGAAACTTGTGTAAGCAAGTTGAAATAGTTATTAGTTGATACGAATTTTTCTGTGAAGGAAATGAAGATCTTGAATTTATTCAATGGTCCGATATTTCTCCTCCGGAGAAAATCGAGGTTAAGCTAATAAGAGCACACGGAGGATGCCTAGGCGCCAGGAGCCGACGAAGGACGTGGCGAACAACGAAACTGCCTCGGGGAGCTGTAAGCAAGCTTTGATCCGGGGGTGTCCGAATGGGGAAACCCAGCTGTGGTAATTCGCAGTTACTCACATCTGAATACATAGGGTGTGTAGAGGCAGACCAGGGGAACTGAAACATCTAAGTACCCTGAGGAAGAGAAAACAATAGTGATTCCGTCAGTAGCGGCGAGCGAACGCGGAACAGCCTAAACCAAGGGGCTTGCCCCTTGGGGTTGTGGGACGTCTCACATGGAGTTACAAAGGAATATGGTAGGTGAAGAGGTCTGGAAAGGCCCGCGATAGAGGTAAAAGCCCTGTAACCTAAACTGTATTCTCTCCGAGACGGATCCCGAGTAGTGCGGGGCACGTGAAACCCCGTATGAATCCAGCAGGACCATCTGCTAAGGCTAAATACTACCTGGCGACCGATAGTGAAACAGTACCGTGAGGGAAAGGTGAAAAGCACCCCGGAAGGGGAGTGAAATAGAACCTGAAACCGTGTGCTTACAAAAAGTCAGAGCCCGATCTATGGGTGATGGCGTGCCTTTTGTAGAATGAACCGGCGAGTTACGTTTAACATGCAAGGTTAAGGTGAGAAGCCGGAGCCGCAGCGAAAGCGAGTCTGAATAGGGCGATTTAGTATGTGGACGTAGACCCGAAACCGTGTGATCTACCCCTGTCCAGGGTGAAGGTGCGGTAACACGCACTGGAGGCCCGAACCCACGTATGTTGAAAAATACGGGGATGAGGTGGGGGTAGCGGAGAAATTCCAATCGAACTCGGAGATAGCTGGTTCTCCCCGAAATAGCTTTAGGGCTAGCCTCGGTGAATGGAGTGGTGGAGGTAGAGCACTGATTGGGTGCGGGGCCCGCAAGGGTTACCAAGCTCAGTCAAACTCCGAATGCCATTAACTTCTTGCCGGGAGTCAGACAGTGAGTGCTAAGATCCATTGTCAAAAGGGAAACAGCCCAGACCATCAGCTAAGGTCCCCAAGTGTGTGTTAAGTGGGAAAGGATGTGGAGTTGCACAGACAACCAGGATGTTGGCTTAGAAGCAGCCACCATTGAAAGAGTGCGTAATAGCTCACTGGTCGAGTGACTCTGCGCCGAAAATGTAACGGGGCTAAACACACCACCGAAGCTATGGCTAGATACGTATGTATCTGGGGTAGGGGAGCGTTGTATGTGGGTTGAAGGTGTACCGTAAGGAGCGCTGGACAGCATACAAGTGAGAATGCCGGTATGAGTAACGAAAAGATCAGTGAGAATCTGATCCGCCGAAAGCCCAAGGTTTCCTGAGGAAGGCTCGTCCGCTCAGGGTAAGTCGGGACCTAAGGCGAGGCCGAAAGGCGTAGTCGAAGGACAACAGTTTGAAATTACTGTACCACCGTAATCCGCTATGAGCGATGGGGTGACGCAGGAGGGTAGTGACGCGGACTGATGGATGTCCGTCTAAGCAGTGAGGCTGGTGTGTAGGCAAATCCGCACATCGTAAGGCTGGGCTGTGATGGGGAGCGAAAATTATAGTAGCGAAGGTCATGATCTCACACTGCCAAGAAAAGCCTCTAGCCAGGAGAAGGTGCCCGTACCGCAAACCGACACAGGTAGGCGAGAAGAGAATTCTAAGGCGCGCGGAAGAACTCTCGTTAAGGAACTCGGCAAAATGACCCCGTAACTTCGGGAGAAGGGGTGCCTCGGTAGGGTGAATAGCCCGAGGGGGCCGCAGTGAAAAGGCCCAAGCGACTGTTTAGCAAAAACACAGGTCTGTGCGAAGCCGCAAGGCGAAGTATACGGGCTGACGCCTGCCCGGTGCTGGAAGGTTAAGGGGAGTGGTTAGGAGCAATCCGAAGCTATGAACCGAAGCCCCAGTAAACGGCGGCCGTAACTATAACGGTCCTAAGGTAGCGAAATTCCTTGTCAGGTAAATTCTGACCCGCACGAATGGCGTAACGACTTGGGCGCTGTCTCAACGAGAGATCCGGTGAAATTTTAATACCTGTGAAGATGCAGGTTACCCGCGACAAGACGGAAAGACCCCATGGAGCTTTACTGCAGCTTGATATTGAATTTGGGTACGATCTGTACAGGATAGGTGGGAGCCGTAGAGGCAGGAGCGCAAGCTTCTGCGGAGGCGCCGTTGGGATACCACCCTGATCGTATCTAGGTTCTAACCTAGTACCCTAAGCGGGTACGGGGACCGTGTCAGGCGGGCAGTTTGACTGGGGCGGTCGCCTCCTAAAGAGTAACGGAGGCGTTCAAAGGTTCCCTCAGAATGGTTGGAAATCATTCGAAGAGTGCAAAGGCATAAGGGAGCTTGACTGCGAGACCTACAAGTCGAGCAGGGACGAAAGTCGGACTTAGTGATCCGGTGGTACCGCATGGAAGGGCCATCGCTCAACGGATAAAAGCTACCCTGGGGATAACAGGCTTATCTCCCCCAAGAGTCCACATCGACGGGGAGGTTTGGCACCTCGATGTCGGCTCATCGCATCCTGGGGCTGAAGTAGGTCCCAAGGGTTGGGCTGTTCGCCCATTAAAGCGGTACGCGAGCTGGGTTCAGAACGTCGTGAGACAGTTCGGTCCCTATCTGTCGTGGGCGCAGGAAATTTGAGAGGAGCTGTCCTTAGTACGAGAGGACCGGGATGGACGTACCGCTGGTGCACCAGTTGTTTCGCCAGAAGCATGGCTGGGTAGCTACGTACGGACGGGATAAGCGCTGAAAGCATCTAAGCGTGAAGCCCCCCTCAAGATGAGATTTCCCAATTAGTAAGACCCCTTGAAGACGACGAGGTAGATAGGTTGGAGGTGGAAGTGCAGTAATGCATGGAGCTGACCAATACTAATCGGTCGAGGGCTTATCCAAAAATTTCGAAGAACGCAGATTCGTTTCGGATTCAGTTTTCAGGAATCAAGATTCCTGAAGCATTTACGCTGTAAATGCCTGTTTGGTGGCGATAGCGGAAGGGTTCCACGCGTACCCATCCCGAACACGACCGTTAAGCCTTCCAGCGCCGATGGTACTTGGACCGAAGGGTCCTGGGAGAGTAGGACGCCGCCAAGCACATGAAGCCATTGTTGAGTAATCGACAATGGCTTTTTTTGTTGTTTATATAGAGATTATGAAATGAGCCTAATGTCCACCCCGTATGGACTTTCGTCCAAGAATTCGCTTACTCTGTGGCCATTTTCCGAATACCTCCTCTGATGATGTAATATTCTTGACAGGCCAAAAAGCCTTTGCTAAGATGGCAATAATATATTTTTGGACAAGCATCTCAAACCTTAATTGAAGATCTCAATGTGCCTAACTTCGCTGTGACGGTCTGTGTCTATCGGATATGGACTTTAGCCGGAGTTTCTTCATTTATAAAGTTTGCGGACGTTTAGAATAAAGACATTCGAGGAGGAATGACCCAGGTGTGGGAAGATAAGTTTGGTAAAGAAGGACTGACTTTTGATGATGTGCTGCTGGTGCCGCGTAAATCCGAGGTACTGCCGAAGGAAGTGGATCTGTCTACAGTTTTGAGTAAAACTGTGAAGCTCAATATTCCGCTTATGAGCGCGGGGATGGATACCGTAACTGAAGCCGCAATGGCAATTGCAATTGCCCGTGAAGGCGGAGTGGGGATTATTCATAAGAATATGTCCGTGGAGCAGCAGGCTGAAGAGGTAGACCGCGTTAAACGTTCCGAAAGCGGCGTTATCACCAATCCTTTTTCCCTAACACCTGATCATCTGGTGTCCGACGCCGAACGGCTGATGGGCAAATACCGGATTTCGGGCGTTCCGATTGTAGACGATAACAATAAACTGGTTGGCATTATTACTAACCGTGACATGCGCTTCATTCATGACTATAGCGCTCCGATCAGTGAATATATGACCAGAGACAACCTGGTAACAGCTCCTGTAGGAACTACACTCCAGGAAGCGGAAGTGGTGCTGCAGCGTCATAAGATCGAGAAGCTGCCGCTAGTGGACGATAATAAGATTCTTAAAGGTCTTATTACTATTAAAGATATCGAAAAAGCCATCCAGTTCCCTAACGGTGCTAAGGATGCCCAAGGACGTCTTCTGGTAGGTGCAGCAATCGGTATCTCCAAGGATTCACTGGAACGGACAAAAGCTTTGGTTGAAGCCGGTGTCGATCTGATCGTAGTTGATTCCGCACATGGACACCATATCAATATTATTGAAGCAGTACGTAATCTGCGTGCCCAGTATCCTGACCTTACCATTGTTGCCGGTAATGTAGCGACAGGAGAGGCTACGCGGGAGCTGATTGAAGCAGGTGCTTCGATTGTTAAGGTTGGTATTGGTCCAGGCTCGATCTGTACCACGCGTGTTATTGCCGGTATCGGCGTACCGCAGATTACAGCAATCTACGATTGTGCAACGGTTGCCCGTGAGTATGGCGTACCGATCATCGCCGACGGCGGGATCAAATACTCAGGGGAGATTACCAAGGCTATCGCAGCTGGCGCTTCGGCGGTTATGATGGGAAGCCTGTTCGCCGGTACCGAAGAAAGTCCCGGGGAATCGGAAATTTACCAAGGACGTAAATTCAAAGTATACCGCGGTATGGGCAGCATGAGTGCGATGAAGCAAGGCAGTAAGGACCGCTACTTCCAGGACGATGATAAGAAGCTTGTTCCGGAGGGTATTGAAGGACGCGTTGCCTTCAAAGGATCACTGTCCGACACGGTTCATCAGCTGATCGGCGGACTCCGCTCAGGTATGGGGTACTGCGGTACTAAGACATTGACTGAACTGCGGAATGATACCTCCTTCATCCGGATTACAGGTGCCGGACTGCGCGAGAGTCATCCGCATGACGTACAGATTACTAAGGAAGCACCTAACTATTCCTTATAATCGGCCAAATTCGCTAAATTACGGACAGACAGGGCGAAATTCGTTCTGTCTGTCTTTTTTTGCAGGTACCCCTGTGTTAGAATAGAACAAGCAATGGATATGAACCAAAGGAGAGTAGTAATTTTGAAGCACAAGCGGAAGTTCAGCAGTAAACAATTTGTGATCAAGACAGCGACAGTAGGTCTGCTTTTAAATATGTTAGCTTCTCCTGCAAGTTCAGTACTGGCCGATGCGGTGAAGACCCCGGCTACAACAGAAGCAGGTACTGCTGCCACAGGCACTGCAACAGCCAAAGCAGCTGTAGCCAAAATACCCTCTGTAGAATCGCTAGGACTTAACGTGAGCTCGGCAGTATTAATTGAACCTACTACCGGTGAGGTGTTGTTGTCTTATAATGCAGATCAAGCTCTGCCCCCTGCGAGTATGACGAAGATGATGACAGAGTATCTTGTAGCCGAAGCCGTGAAGAATGGACAGCTTACCTGGGACCAGAAGGTCATCGTACAGGAGAATGCCGCCCAGCAAATCGGTTCCCGGATCTTTTTGGCACAAGGTGATGAACATACAGTTAAAGAGCTGTACATAGCTATGGCAGTTGGCTCAGCCAATGATGCTACGGTTGCTTTGGCGGAACTGGTTTCCGGATCTGAACAGCAATTTGTGACATTGATGAACGAAACTGCCCAGAAGATGGGGATGAAGACAGCGTATTTTATCAATTCGACGGGTCTTGACCGGGCAGATATGCCGGCTAAGTACCGTCCGGAAACGGACCGCGAAACGGTCATGTCTGCGATGGATGCGGCTATTCTTGCAAAATATATTGTAACTGATCATCCTGATTTCACTGAATTCACAACCATACAGTCTTATAAATTCCGTGACCGGGATACCAAACCTATGGTTAACTACAACTGGATGCTGGAGGCTAATAAGGATATTGCGAACTTTAAGGCATACGCCTACCCGGGTCTTGACGGACTGAAGACGGGACATACTAGCAATGCCGGCAACTGCTTCACTGGTACGGCCGTGCGAGACGGCATGCGTCTGATCAGTGTAGTTATGGGGGCCGATTCAGAAGCGCATCGTTTTACTGAAACCAAGAAAGTGCTTGATTTTGGCTTCAATAACTTTGAGATCAAGCAGGTCGTGGCCGCTAAGTCGGTAATCACCGGCAACGAAACCGTGCCTGTACAAAAAGGCAAGAACGAAAGTGTATCCGTGGTTACGGATGCAGGTGTAACTTTCATGGTCCCTAAAGGAACGGTTTCACCTCAAATCGAAACTGCCGTTACGGTGAATGATCCATCAACTTTGGTGGCTCCAATCCCCAATGCTACAGCAGTCGGTAAGGTAACCTACACTTATAAGGTGGAAGGCATGTCTCAGGTCCAACAGAAGACCGTTAATTTGATTACAGCTGAGGAAGCAGAGAAAGCCGGATGGTTCAAACTGCTGATGCGGGCAATAGGCGATTTTTTTGGTGATCTGTTTACAGGAATTAAAGATCTGTTCTAGAGTCAGCAATGACTTTAGGCAGACAGAAATCCGAGTAAATGGGTTGTATATATAACCGCCCTGCGGTAGAATTATTATTTAGATTCAGTCAGATTATTCGGGAGGCTTGGACATGGAAACTGGTACATCGAGAGTTAAAAGAGGCATGGCAGAAATGCAAAAAGGCGGCGTCATCATGGACGTCATGAATGCAGA of the Paenibacillus pedocola genome contains:
- the guaB gene encoding IMP dehydrogenase; this encodes MWEDKFGKEGLTFDDVLLVPRKSEVLPKEVDLSTVLSKTVKLNIPLMSAGMDTVTEAAMAIAIAREGGVGIIHKNMSVEQQAEEVDRVKRSESGVITNPFSLTPDHLVSDAERLMGKYRISGVPIVDDNNKLVGIITNRDMRFIHDYSAPISEYMTRDNLVTAPVGTTLQEAEVVLQRHKIEKLPLVDDNKILKGLITIKDIEKAIQFPNGAKDAQGRLLVGAAIGISKDSLERTKALVEAGVDLIVVDSAHGHHINIIEAVRNLRAQYPDLTIVAGNVATGEATRELIEAGASIVKVGIGPGSICTTRVIAGIGVPQITAIYDCATVAREYGVPIIADGGIKYSGEITKAIAAGASAVMMGSLFAGTEESPGESEIYQGRKFKVYRGMGSMSAMKQGSKDRYFQDDDKKLVPEGIEGRVAFKGSLSDTVHQLIGGLRSGMGYCGTKTLTELRNDTSFIRITGAGLRESHPHDVQITKEAPNYSL
- a CDS encoding D-alanyl-D-alanine carboxypeptidase family protein — protein: MLKHKRKFSSKQFVIKTATVGLLLNMLASPASSVLADAVKTPATTEAGTAATGTATAKAAVAKIPSVESLGLNVSSAVLIEPTTGEVLLSYNADQALPPASMTKMMTEYLVAEAVKNGQLTWDQKVIVQENAAQQIGSRIFLAQGDEHTVKELYIAMAVGSANDATVALAELVSGSEQQFVTLMNETAQKMGMKTAYFINSTGLDRADMPAKYRPETDRETVMSAMDAAILAKYIVTDHPDFTEFTTIQSYKFRDRDTKPMVNYNWMLEANKDIANFKAYAYPGLDGLKTGHTSNAGNCFTGTAVRDGMRLISVVMGADSEAHRFTETKKVLDFGFNNFEIKQVVAAKSVITGNETVPVQKGKNESVSVVTDAGVTFMVPKGTVSPQIETAVTVNDPSTLVAPIPNATAVGKVTYTYKVEGMSQVQQKTVNLITAEEAEKAGWFKLLMRAIGDFFGDLFTGIKDLF